Proteins encoded together in one Coffea arabica cultivar ET-39 chromosome 2c, Coffea Arabica ET-39 HiFi, whole genome shotgun sequence window:
- the LOC113725152 gene encoding BAG family molecular chaperone regulator 7-like, producing MSSFRRFELIDHSPFLPAFFEKETSLFSTKSLTLDHPYFPSFPLEHELDFTLDLLNPAPKPLPALLDFPSPSLFDTFHTITDLTQVEKTPFCISTRRVQHRVDQVGLRTEFYLQRLCDRVSALELSFDRLAKEKKSKVGERKYTWTAEIKAPEEDGVDRKYKWTSEIKDGKKKGHLEKNYKYTAEIKGKGEDSPISRKYTFTASTGDAGESSGKEKKDVEKKDKKKRDKSEKSTGGCSTRIVEIQEEPSHHGALVLRQAFARRVDRSRGKRKELSPNDAAIKIQLSFKAYLIKRSKALRALRELAIAKSKLKEIRALFNNFSYRRRLARDTEERQRFSEKIIVLLLTVDAIEGADVLVRAAKKSMVDELEAMLDVVDPQPAGRSLSLKRRTFDMPDAVIQKELAAGVAQVVQMLDEEANGSDTI from the exons ATGAGCAGTTTCCGGAGATTTGAACTCATCGACCACTCACCATTTCTTCCAGCTTTCTTTGAGAAGGAGACCTCTCTTTTCTCCACCAAATCCCTCACTCTAGACCACCCATATTTTCCGTCATTTCCCCTCGAACACGAGCTCGACTTCACTCTCGATCTCCTAAACCCCGCACCTAAACCTCTCCCCGCTCTTCTTGATTTtccttctccctctctcttcGATACATTCCACACCATCACCGATCTGACCCAGGTCGAGAAAACCCCTTTCTGCATCTCCACTCGCCGAGTCCAGCACCGCGTCGATCAGGTCGGACTCCGAACCGAGTTCTATCTCCAGAGGCTCTGCGATCGCGTCTCTGCTCTGGAGCTAAGCTTTGACCGATTGGCTAAAGAGAAGAAGTCGAAGGTCGGGGAGAGGAAGTACACGTGGACTGCGGAGATCAAGGCTCCGGAAGAGGACGGGGTTGACCGGAAGTATAAATGGACGTCTGAGATTAAggatgggaaaaagaagggaCATCTGGAGAAGAACTACAAGTACACGGCCGAGATTAAAGGCAAGGGCGAGGATTCTCCCATCTCCCGGAAATACACCTTCACTGCATCAACTGGCGATGCAGGCGAGAGCAgcggaaaagagaaaaaagatgtagaaaagaaagataagaagaagagGGACAAATCCGAGAAATCCACGGGTGGATGCTCCACCCGTATAGTTGAGATCCAAGAGGAACCATCCCATCATGGGGCCCTCGTCTTGAGACAG GCATTTGCGAGGAGAGTGGACAGGTCAAGGGGGAAGAGGAAGGAGTTGTCTCCAAATGATGCTGCTATAAAGATACAGCTGAGCTTCAAGGCTTATCTGATAAAGAGGTCCAAGGCATTGCGGGCCCTtcgggagttggccattgcaaAGTCTAAGCTCAAGGAGATTAGAGCTTTGTTCAACAACTTCTCTTACCGCCGCCGCCTGGCCCGGGATACCGAGGAGCGTCAGAGGTTCTCCGAAAAGATCATCGTGCTTCTCCTCACGGTTGATGCCATTGAG GGAGCTGATGTGCTAGTTCGAGCTGCCAAAAAGTCTATGGTGGATGAGTTGGAGGCAATGCTTGATGTTGTGGATCCCCAACCTGCTGGAAGATCCCTGTCCCTGAAGAGGAGGACATTTGATATGCCCGATGCTGTCATCCAGAAAGAACTTGCTGCTGGTGTTGCACAGGTGGTGCAGATGCTGGATGAAGAGGCAAATGGTTCTGATACAATTTAA
- the LOC113725154 gene encoding 14 kDa proline-rich protein DC2.15-like codes for MASKTPTFSSSATFFLINLLFFTLLTASHSCGTCRNPGPGSGSGGGRGGGGTGGGGGTGGGGGTGGGGGMGGGGGGGTGGGGGSAARCPRDALKLGVCANVLGLIRVSIGAPPTLPCCSLLQGLADLEAALCLCTAIRANILGINLNLPVTLSLVLNNCGRNPPNGFICP; via the coding sequence ATGGCATCCAAAACACCAACATTCTCCTCATCCGCAACCTTTTTCCTCATCAACCTTCTCTTCTTCACTCTACTCACCGCCTCACATTCTTGTGGCACTTGCCGCAACCCAGGCCCAGGCAGCGGCAGCGGCGGTGGAAGGGGCGGCGGCGGAACGGGGGGCGGAGGTGGAACGGGGGGCGGCGGTGGAACTGGGGGCGGCGGTGGAATGGGGGGCGGGGGTGGCGGTGGAACGGGCGGCGGAGGAGGATCCGCAGCGAGGTGCCCCAGAGATGCTCTAAAACTGGGTGTATGTGCAAACGTACTTGGGTTGATTAGAGTCTCCATCGGCGCTCCTCCTACGCTCCCGTGCTGCAGCTTGCTTCAAGGTCTAGCAGACCTTGAGGCAGCGCTTTGCCTTTGCACCGCCATTCGAGCAAATATACtggggatcaatctaaaccttCCAGTTACTCTTAGTCTCGTTCTCAACAATTGTGGTAGAAACCCTCCTAACGGCTTCATCTGCCCTTAG
- the LOC140023337 gene encoding uncharacterized protein — translation MDEEITFGPRDAVPLASGNHEPFVIDIVTNKYRVKKVYVDQGSAVDIMFYRVFKEIGLRDDQLTPVRTPLMGFTGPPISSEGMITLMVTVGQAPKCRTVPVNFVVVKQSSPVKFPTHGGIAEVRGDPEVARPCYLATLRGQEKVVTQTTCLEPYIPGDEAQQLGTQDEIEEFPLKEDRPDQVIRIGALLPAEEKEGLKVLLREYSQVFAWTVENLPGIPTDLAVHHLDVDPNFKPVKQKKRSFAPERNEVIKAEVGKLLESKIILEVYYPTWLANPVLIRKDDQTWRMCVDFTDLNKACPA, via the exons ATGGACGAGGAGATTACCTTCGGACCAAGGGATGCGGTCCCCCTGGCTTCCGGGAACCACGAGCCCTTCGTGATAGACATTGTTACCAACAAATACCGGGTGAAGAAGGTGTATGTCGACCAGGGTAGCGCGGTGGACATTATGTTCTATCGGGTGTTCAAGGAGATCGGATTAAGGGATGACCAGCTGACCCCGGTCCGGACGCCTTTGATGGGCTTCACCGGACCACCCATTAGTTCGGAAGGGATGATCACCCTGATGGTCACAGTAGGACAGGCTCCCAAATGCCGGACCGTTCCCGTTAATTTCGTGGTGGTCAAGCAGTCGTCCCC CGTCAAGTTTCCCACCCATGGAGGGATAGCCGAGGTGCGTGGCGACCCAGAAGTAGCCCGGCCTTGCTACCTGGCCACGCTCCGGGGGCAGGAGAAGGTGGTCACCCAGACAACCTGTTTGGAGCCCTACATCCCAGGAGATGAGGCCCAACAGCTGGGCACCCAGGATGAGATTGAGGAGTTCCCCCTAAAGGAGGATCGGCCCGATCAGGTCATCCGCATCGGGGCATTGCTGCCAGCCGAGGAGAAGGAAGGCTTGAAGGTTTTGTTGAGAGAGTACTCCCAGGTCTTCGCGTGGACGGTGGAGAACTTGCCTGGGATCCCTACAGACCTGGCAGTCCATCACCTCGACGTGGACCCTAACTTCAAACCAGTGAAGCAGAAGAAAAGGAGCTTTGCCCCCGAGAGGAATGAGGTGATTAAGGCGGAGGTTGGCAAGTTGCTGGAGTCCAAGATCATCCTGGAGGTCTACTACCCGACCTGGCTGGCCAATCCCGTTCTGATCAGGAAGGACGATCAGACCTGGAGAATGTGCGTAGACTTCACGGACCTTAACAAAGCCTGCCCTGCCTAG